atttacaataaagtgagtgggagcgctacaacatttctgataagtatatgtgaatgacatattgttgatccgaaatgatgtaaaatttctggaaagcataaagggttgtttgaaaggagtttttcaaaggaagacctggataaagctgcttacatattgggcatcaagatctatagagatagatcaaaacgcccgatgatactttcaaagaacgtacaccttgacatgattttgaaagagttcaaaatagatcagcaaagaaggagttcttggctgtgttacaaggagtgagtattgagtaagactcaagacctgaccacagcagaagagagagaaaggacgaaggtcgtcccctatgcttcagacgtaggctctacagtatgctatgctgtgtaccgcacatggagtgtgccttgccatgagttggtcaaggggtacaatagtgatccgggaatggatcacgtgacagcggtcgaacttatccttagtacctagtggactaaggaattttctcgattatggaggtgaaaaggagttcgtcgtaaagggttacgtcgatgcgaactttgacactaatccggatgactctgagtagtaaaccggattcgtatagtagagcaattatttgaaatggctccaaatagcgcgtggtagcatccacaagatgacatagatattcgtaaagcacacacggatctgaaaggttcagacccgttgactaataacctctctcacaagcataacatgatcaaaccagaactcattgagtgttaatcacatagtgatgtgaactagattgttgactctagtaaactcttagatgttggtcacatggtgatgtgacctatgagcgttaatcacatggtgatgtggactagattattgactctagtgcaagtgggagactgttggaaatatgccctagaggcaataataaataggttattattatatttccttgttcatgataatcgtttattatccatgctagaattgtattgataggaaactcagatacatgtgtggatacatagacaacaccatgtccctagtaagcctctagttgactagctcgttgatcaatagatggttacggtttcctgaccatggacattggatgtcgttgataacgggatcacatcattaggagaatgatgtgatggacaagacccaatcctaagcctagcacaagatcgtgtagttcgtttgctcagagcttttctaatgtcaagtatcagttccttagaccatgagattgtgcaactcccggataccgtaggaatgctttgggtgtaccaaacgtcacaacgtaactgggtgactataaaggtgcactacaggtatctccgaaagtgtctgttgggttggcacgaatcgagactgggatttgtcactccatgtaaatggagaggtatctctgggcccactcggtaggacatcatcacaatgtgcacagtgtgaccaaggatttgatcacgggatgatgtgtgttacggaacgagtaaagagacttgccggtaacgagattgaacaaggtatcgggataccgacgatcgaatctcgggcaagtaacataccgatagacaaagggaattgtatacgggattgattgaatcctcgacatcgtggttcatccgatgagatcatcgaggagcatgtgggagccaacatgggtatccagatcccgctgttggttattgaccggagagtcgtctcggtcatgtctgcgtgtctcccaaacccgtagggtctacacacttaaggttcgatgacgctagggttatagagatattagtatgcggtaagccgaaagttgttcggagtcccggatgagatcccggacgtcacgaggagttccggaatggtccggaggtaaagatttatatatgggaagtcttattttggtcgccggaaaagtttcgcactttatcggtattgtaccgggagtgccgaaaggggtccgggggtccaccaagggggtccaccagccccggggggggccacatgggctgtagggggtgcgccttggcctatatgggccaagggcaccagcctcaagaggcccatgcgccaagagataaggaaaagggagagtcctaaatggggaaggcacctccgaggtgccttggggggggaggactcctccctggccgcacccttccttggaggaagggccaaggctgcgccccccccccccctctcccttggccctatatatagtggggggaagggagggcagcaagatctaagccctggcgcctccctctccctcccgtgacacctcttcctccccgcttgcgcttggcgaagccctgccgggatcccgctacttccaccaccacgccgtcgtgctgctggatctccatcaacctctccttcccccttgctggatcaagaaggaggagacgtcgctgctccgtacgtgtgttgaacgcggaggtgccgtccgttcggcgctaggatcatcggtgatttggatcacgacgagtacgactccatcaaccccgttctcttgaacgcttccgctcgcgatctacaagggtatgtagatgcactccttccctctcgttgctagtaaactccatagattgatcttggtgatgcgtagaaaattttaaatttctgctacgttacccaacaaaaAATGCATTGATTTCCATTCCGTTAGAAACCTAAAACAACCTACATGCACAATCAAGAGAGGACAAAGGAAGAAAATATCTTTTTTCTTGCTTCCTTTGGAGAAAGGAAGATTGATAGATGGGTATAGGTGTCCTAGAGCAACTCTTGGCAGATGTTGCATAATTTGAGAATCACCATATTCATTATGTAATCGATTGCCAAAAATATGGATGCTGACTAGGGTGCATGCAAAGTCGGATTCACTATATTCCAACATCCAAATTTTTCTCACCTTGTCGGATCTAAATATTAGTGGGACACCTTCTTTCTTTCCCTTTATTTTCCCCTAATCTCTCCTCCCGCAACCACACGTCCGAACCACCCTCTCCAAAGCGTCCACAGTGGCTACTCTTAAATCAAGCCAGCCAGTGTCCCACGGCTACCCTCAAATCAACCTAGTCATCCAACTACGGATTACTCCTCCTGCTGACACACTGGGCTATTTACTCCCAGCAACACTAGCACATGACGGCGCCATGGGCTTAAGCTCCTACGAGTTACGGCGACCATCCTCTCAAGGAGCCGCCTCCCAGGACTTCGTCATGGATGTGCATGACACGGTCCTGCACCTCACTCCATGGGCCTCAAGCTCCTATGAGCCACGATGACCTTCctctccaaaatccatggcacgGAGCTTCGCGGGGGTGGTCGGTTGCATGAGCAATGGCGTGATTCCAGCGGAGATGACGACTCAATTTTGACAATGACGACTCAAATTTTGAAGGCAGTGCCCGATCTCAGTGGGATGGATGATGAAAAATTTCCCTCCAGCCACGCCCAGCAAATTATGGAGTGTACTCTAAAGTATCCCTTCCATCCTCCAAATATGGAGGGAGCTCCAAAAACTATGGCGATTGAGGTGTGGATGGCAACTCCGATGGAGCTGCTTTTTGTGGTTCGTGCTCCACATGGCAGTTATTATGCAGTTCGGGTGAATATGGCGATTGTGATAGAGTTCCTCTTACCTGGAATAGCTAGGGCTAGTTCTTGGGTGGCTTAAAAAAATAAGCTACCTCTCCCCAATTTAAAAAAGTAAGTCGCCCCTTATTTTTTGAGCCTTGTAAATTAGTTATCCATAATTTGTATAGAAGACCTAGTGAATGAGAAGCAGCTTACGGAATAATATGGAAAGAAGGCGGCTTATTTTTTAAAGCTGCCAAAGAACAGGCCCTATAGTGGTACACTAACAAAATTTGAATTTAggttttgaaaatgtttaacattCTAGCAACCTCTTGGAAACACCACATGATAAGAAAGCGATTACCAGGATCCGTGCAGAATAGTTGTGCCAGTTGACAATTAAAGGAGCAAAACCAGAATTTGCCCATGTAAGCCCATTTAACGAAGAGGAATCGGGGAATACAATTCCTTGGTCATAACCAAACCAATGGTCCAGGCCGAACCACGGAGAGGCCTATGGTTAGAAGACGTAGTACTCATCCTCACAGAACCCGTGCGGGATTAAACCCAACACAGAGAGGAATCTTTGGGTTCACAGTAAGTTGTTGGTGCCGCTCAAAGATCCCATATTATATAGGTGTGCATCTATCTAGTAGGTGCACTCGGGTGAAAACCAGGTTCATTTAAACTATACGCACGCCCACCCTCTGACAAAGGTTGCCTTTTAGTGAGACGTAATAAGGTAAAAAATCAGAATAACAACAAGCAAAAGTGCAAAACTCTTAGAAGAGCACAGTGTCGCGGGATTTCCAAAACGAGTAAAACCCGCCATAAGGTCACATAAACGGTGGGAGGCAGGGAGTGATATTAGGGGTTGTTTGGATCGTGCCCACTTCCGCCCTAGCAAATCGCGGCGTGCCAATTATTTTGGAGGATTTCGCCTCCGACGCTTCTCCCGCCTGTTGGCGAAAAAAACTGAACCGTTGGCCAAGACTTTGACGTATATTCGAAATCCCGGCCCTGACCCAAACGCATGCCAACGCCCTCAGTCAACATGGAAAAAATGGTAAGGCGGTTGTTGGGTGCTATCCAATTAAACGTGCCCATAAACTCTTGGACAAAAGTGACCGTTTGCACAACCTTGCGGTATGCACGCTTGTGGCCGTATAACATACAAGATAGGTGATGAGATCAAAAGGCCTACAAGTAGGGCTAGGTCTAGCGGCGCCGACCATCCATGCAGAGGCATGGACCAAAATGCCAAGGGATAACACATATCCAACGACTGATGAAATCTGCACAACCAATAGAGGATCAAGAAAGCAGAGATCCTTTCTCTGAAATGTGCATATTATATAGTATTATAAGAAGAGATAACACATATCCAAAAATGTAGAGATTCTCTTCTCTTTCAAAACTACAACAGCAACCTACATGCACAATCAAGAGAAGAGAAAGGAAGAGGAAAAGATCTTCTTTGTTGCCGCCTTTGGGAAAAGACGGATCGTAGATAGGTGTAGGTGGCTGGCTGGGGCACCCAGCCCATGATTGATAGCAGCAACCATACCAAAAGATGAGGCGATGAGGTgatggatctctctctctctctctctctctctctctctctcacacacacacacacacacacacacacacacacaacacaccACACGTAGATGCAGAGGCAGACACTTGCATGCTACCCacagcacaccacacagttctccATCTGTTGCTGCTGCAGTTGTAACCGATCTGGTCCGGTCACCTTTCCCGGCGGTGGTGGTGCCGAAACCAAAAGCCGCCGTACCTGAAACGATtctccctccctcccctcgcTTTCTCCCTCTTCTTTCTTGCATCATCCCTGCCCACCCGCCTTCTCCTTCCTCTCATGGCTATAAAGCCCGCCTGACACCGACCCAACCTGCCCGCCCGCACGCACGCTCGCTCGCCGCATATCTTCCCGTCCACCGGCTCGATCGCCTGCCTGCGTGCGCTGGTGTGCGTGGTGGTGGCGATGGGAggagggagcggcggcggcggggtgtggCCGGTGGTGGTGATGGTGTTCCTCAACGCGATCGCGGCGGTGATGGTCTCCCTCGTCAAGGTGGCCATGAACGGGGGCCTGGACCCGCTGGTGCTCGTCACCCTCCAGCAGCTCACCGCCGCCATCTTCCTCGGCCCCATCGCCTACTTCAGGGAGGGCAAGGCCCGCCCCAAGATGACGCTGGAGATCTTCGCCTACCTCTTCGCCAGCGCGGCGCTGGGGGCGGCGCTCAGGCAGTACATGATCTTCGTGGCGCTGCGGTACACCACGGCCACCTTCGTCACGGCCTTCTCCAACGTGGCGCCGGTCCTCACCTTCCTGCTCGCCGCCGCCACGCGGTCCGAGTCCCTGAAGCTCAGGACCGCCACGGGCGCCGCCAAGCTCGCCGGCACGCTGGTGTCGCTGGCGGGCGCCATGGTGCTCACCTTCTACCGCGGCGTGCCCCTCACCCACGCCCACCGCGGGCAGCTGCACTACTTCGCCGCGCCGTCGCCGGCGGGCGACCCCGGCGCCGGCAAGAGGTGGACGCTGGGTACGGTGGCGATCCTGGGCAACTGCGTGTGCCTCTCCTGCTGGTTCCTGCTGCACGGCCGGCTCGCGAGAAAGTACCCCTACGTCTACTCCTGCAACGCCTTCATGTCCACCTTCAGCTTCCTCCAGGTCGCCGCCGTCGGGCTCTGCGCCCACCGCAGCCTCGGCCTCGCCGCCTGGCTCGTCACCTCCAAGTTCCAGATCCTCACCATCCTCTACGCCGTACGCACGCATCTTTCATTCATCTGAATTACTACAAATGAATTGTCAGTCACTGATGAACAGCTTATctgaattgaaattcagggggtgGTGGGGTGCGGGGTGTCGTTCGTGCTGCTGACGTGGTGCATCGAGAAGCGGGGGCCGGTGTTCGTGGCCGCCTTCATCCCGGTGGTGCAGATCATCGTCTCCGTCATGGACTTCACCGTGCTGCACGAGACGCTCTACCTCGGAAGGTACCACCACCACACCACACCATTCCACTAGCACCGATCATAGTACATCCAGATTCAGAGTTTCAGACACTGAGAGATCCTGCACCATCCTTATCGATGGTCCAACCTCATAGTGTCCACCCATGATTGACTCGACACGGCACCTGACAATATAATGGCGCTTTTGCAGTGTGCTGGGATCGGTGTTGGTGATAGGTGGGCTGTACCTGCTGCTGTGGGGCAAGAGGCAGGAGGCCCTGCAGCAGCCCCCAAAAGTTGCAGAGGATGACAcggagcagcaacagcagcaagtgcagcagcaacaacaaccaCCACAACAACAGGTACAGGTGCAGATGCAGCCCTGACTTTCAAGACTCACAGGCTGAAAAACAGAGGAGCCCTCCATCCGTTGCATCTGGGTGGGTGTTAACAAGTGCAGCAAATAAGTTCTCCAACACACTTTTCAGTTTTCGTTTCCATGTTCTTGTGAGATCACCATTAATGGTGTAAATTAAGCTTCAGGGCACTGTCAGCCATGTCATGAAGCTGTTTAGGTTCTGATCCAGACAACACTCAGTAGGATAATGATCTGAAGATTCTATACCAAAACTAATAGCGACATCAGAGAAAATATGTATACTAGATGTCACCATGTTTTGTATGTTTTTTGAGAAGTGTATTTTTTTCGTGGGGACATACGTGGAATGCTCTAATTAGCTGCAAATTTGTAAGAGCTACACATGGCAATGGCATTATCTGAGTGAAATGCCGTTGGGAAATTTTGAG
This sequence is a window from Aegilops tauschii subsp. strangulata cultivar AL8/78 chromosome 7, Aet v6.0, whole genome shotgun sequence. Protein-coding genes within it:
- the LOC109765118 gene encoding WAT1-related protein At3g30340 encodes the protein MGGGSGGGGVWPVVVMVFLNAIAAVMVSLVKVAMNGGLDPLVLVTLQQLTAAIFLGPIAYFREGKARPKMTLEIFAYLFASAALGAALRQYMIFVALRYTTATFVTAFSNVAPVLTFLLAAATRSESLKLRTATGAAKLAGTLVSLAGAMVLTFYRGVPLTHAHRGQLHYFAAPSPAGDPGAGKRWTLGTVAILGNCVCLSCWFLLHGRLARKYPYVYSCNAFMSTFSFLQVAAVGLCAHRSLGLAAWLVTSKFQILTILYAGVVGCGVSFVLLTWCIEKRGPVFVAAFIPVVQIIVSVMDFTVLHETLYLGSVLGSVLVIGGLYLLLWGKRQEALQQPPKVAEDDTEQQQQQVQQQQQPPQQQVQVQMQP